CGGCGTTTCACGTGAAACGTCGTCCCCGAACGACTCGCTACGGGGACCGGGGACCGGATCGGTCATCGGTCCCGCGATGTTGGCGTCGGACCGCAAGGATTCACTCTCCTCGACATCAGGCTCGCAATGTTCAGAGCCTGCCATGCTTTCGGTGTCGCGAACCAGTGAGGTCCGTTCTCCTGTGGACGAATCCACATCTGTGGATACTTCCGTGACCCTTGTGGGCTTACGGTCACGCGGCGCGGCGGCCGCACGACCACGGTCGATGATCCCTTGCAGCAGAGAACGACGTTTCACGTGAAACACGATGCCAGCGCCGAGCCTGAATGAGCCGCGACACTCCGTCTTGTGCCGTTTTGACGGCATTTACGGAATTCTCTCCGCCTCTTTTCGAGGAACGGGAACATTCCCACTCTCCCTGCCGGCCCGTACCGCTCCGGCAGGGCAATCAGCGCCGGCGACCCCTCGATGCCCGGCTGACACGCGCCGCCTTCGCCCGCTTGGCCGCGAAGCGCACCCCGCCCGGGCTCTCCCCCACCTCGACCCGCACCACGGTCGACGGCGGATCCACGATGCCCTCGCCCACATGCACCACCGAGGTCTCGACCACGCCGAGCTTGCTCAGCGCCGCCCGGGCTCCCTTGAGCTCCTCCTCCGCCGCGTCACCCTTGAGCGCCAGCATCTCGCCGTACGGACGCAGCAGCGGAACACCCCAGCCGGCCAGCCGGTCGAGCGGAGCAACGGCGCGGGCGGTCACCACATGCACCTGCGGAAGCTTGCCCATGACCTCTTCGGCCCGGCCTCGGACGACCGTCACATGATCGAGTCCGAGCAGCTCGACGACCTCCTGCAGAAAGGTCGTCCGCCGCAGCAACGGCTCCAGCAGCGTGATCTTGAGGTCCGGCCGTACCAGCGCCAGCGGGATACCGGGCAGCCCGGCCCCCGAACCCACGTCGCAGACCGAGACGCCCTCGGGCACCACCTCGGAGAGCACCGCACAGTTCAGCAGGTGCCGCTCCCACAGCCGCGGGACCTCACGCGGGCCGATCAGCCCTCGCCTCACCCCCGCGTCGGCGAGCAGTTCGCCGTACCGCACGGCCTCCGGAAAGCGCTCGCCGAATACCTCCTGCGCCGCCTTCGGCGCGGGAGGGAGCTCCGCTGCTGCCTCCGTCACGGGAACCGCCCTTCCTCTGGACTGCTTTTCCTGCCGGGATCCCCGGGCCTTGACCACCCGGGATAACACAGAACGCTGACAACTTTTGGCCCCGCCTGCGAGCAGACGGGGCCAAAGAAAAACGGGAACGCCGAGCGATCAGGCCGGGAGGACGACCACGCGACGCTGCGGCTCCTCACCCTCGGACTCGCTCCGCAGGCCGGCGGCCGCCACCGCGTCATGGACGACCTTGCGCTCGAACGGCGTCATCGGGTCGAGCTTCACCGGCTGGCCGGTGCCCTTGGCCTCCTCGGCCGCCTTGGCACCGATCTCCGTGAGCTGCTCGCGCTTACGCGCCCGGAAACCGGCGATGTCCAGCATCAGACGGCTACGGTCACCGGTCTCCCGGTGCACGGCCAGCCGGGTCAGCTCCTGCAGCGCCTCCAGCACCTCACCGTCGCGGCCCACCAGCTTCTGCAGGTCGCGGCTGGTCGAGTCGCTGATGATCGACACGGCGGCGCGGTCGGCCTCGACGTCCATGTCGATGTCACCGTCGAGGTCGGCGATGTCCAGCAGACCCTCGAGGTAGTCGGCCGCGATCTCGCCTTCCTGCTCCAGGCGGGTCAGGGTGTCGGTGCCCTCGGCGGCAGGGGTCGTGTCCGTCACGAAAGGACTCCTTCTTACTTCTTCGACGGGTGCTTGGGGCGCTGCTGGCCCTTGCGCTGTCCGGACTTGGCGGTACGGGACCCGGAGGCGCCGCCCTTCCCCTTGCCGTCCTGCGCGTCCTTCTTCTCCAGCGACTGCTTCTTCGCGCCGCCCTGGTCGGAGCCCGCCGAGTCGGCGTCCGTGTCACGCGCCGCCGATCCGGCACGCGTACGGTTCTGCGCACCGCCGGCCGGGGCACCGCCGGTCTGCCGCTTGGCCTTGGTCTGACGCTTGGGCTGCTGGCGGTTCTGGCGCGCCTCCTCGGCGGCCTGCTTCGCCTCGACGACGGCCGGGTCCTCGACGAGCTTGCCCGCGGCCCGCAGCCGCTCCTGGCGCTCCGCGAATGCCTTGCTGCCCGGGGTCGGGTTACGACGGATGACGAACATCTGCTGGCCCATGGTCCACACGTTGGTGGTCAGCCAGTAGACGAGAACACCGACGGGGAAGTTGATGCCGAAGACGGCGAACATGATGGGGAAGACGTACATCAGCATCTTCTGCTGCTGCATGAACGGCGTCTTCACCGTGAGGTCGACGTTCTTGGTCATCAGCTGGCGCTGCGTGTAGAACTGCGACGCCGACATCAGGATGATCATGATGATCGTGACCACGCGGACGTTGGTGACCGAGGCGCCGAGGCTCTCGATCTTCGCCGCGCTGTCCATGAACTTCGCGGCCAGCGGCGCGCCGAAGATGTGCGCCTTCTGCGCGCTCTGCAGCAGCGTCTCGTCGATGACGCCGACCGTCTTGCCCTGCGCGATGTGGCTGAGGACCTGGTACAGGGAGATGAAGAACGGCGACTGGGCCAGAATCGGGAGACAGCTCGAGAGCGGGTTGGTGCCCGTCTCCTTGTAGAGCTTCATCATCTCTTCGGACTGGCGCTGCTTGTCGCTCTTGTAGCGCTCCTGGATCGCCTTCATCTTCGGCTGGAGCGCCTGCATGTTCCGCGTCGACTTGATCTGCTTCACGAAGAGCGGGATCAGGCAGATACGGATCAGCACCACCAGCGAGACGATGGACAGACCCCACGCCGCGCCACTGTTCGGGTTGAAGATCAGGCTGTAGAACGAGTGGAACTGGACGATGATCCAGGAAACAGCGGTATAGAGGGGACCGAGGATCGTGTCCACGAATCAGGCTCCTTGGGCGTTGGGCTGAGTCTCGGGCTGGGCGACAGGCTCAGGGACGGTGGGCCCGCCCAAACGGCTCCTCAGCCGCTGATGCCAAACCGGACGCTTCCGGGGAGGGACGTGGTCGACCCCACCGAGCGACCACGGATTGCAGCGCAGGATGCGCCAGGCAGTCAGCGCAGTCCCTTTCACCGCGCCGTGCCGGTCGATGGCCGTGAAGCCA
The sequence above is a segment of the Streptomyces lydicus genome. Coding sequences within it:
- the rsmG gene encoding 16S rRNA (guanine(527)-N(7))-methyltransferase RsmG, with the translated sequence MTEAAAELPPAPKAAQEVFGERFPEAVRYGELLADAGVRRGLIGPREVPRLWERHLLNCAVLSEVVPEGVSVCDVGSGAGLPGIPLALVRPDLKITLLEPLLRRTTFLQEVVELLGLDHVTVVRGRAEEVMGKLPQVHVVTARAVAPLDRLAGWGVPLLRPYGEMLALKGDAAEEELKGARAALSKLGVVETSVVHVGEGIVDPPSTVVRVEVGESPGGVRFAAKRAKAARVSRASRGRRR
- a CDS encoding protein jag, with translation MTDTTPAAEGTDTLTRLEQEGEIAADYLEGLLDIADLDGDIDMDVEADRAAVSIISDSTSRDLQKLVGRDGEVLEALQELTRLAVHRETGDRSRLMLDIAGFRARKREQLTEIGAKAAEEAKGTGQPVKLDPMTPFERKVVHDAVAAAGLRSESEGEEPQRRVVVLPA
- the yidC gene encoding membrane protein insertase YidC: MDTILGPLYTAVSWIIVQFHSFYSLIFNPNSGAAWGLSIVSLVVLIRICLIPLFVKQIKSTRNMQALQPKMKAIQERYKSDKQRQSEEMMKLYKETGTNPLSSCLPILAQSPFFISLYQVLSHIAQGKTVGVIDETLLQSAQKAHIFGAPLAAKFMDSAAKIESLGASVTNVRVVTIIMIILMSASQFYTQRQLMTKNVDLTVKTPFMQQQKMLMYVFPIMFAVFGINFPVGVLVYWLTTNVWTMGQQMFVIRRNPTPGSKAFAERQERLRAAGKLVEDPAVVEAKQAAEEARQNRQQPKRQTKAKRQTGGAPAGGAQNRTRAGSAARDTDADSAGSDQGGAKKQSLEKKDAQDGKGKGGASGSRTAKSGQRKGQQRPKHPSKK
- the yidD gene encoding membrane protein insertion efficiency factor YidD: MKYPLLLLIKIYQWTISPLLGPVCKYYPSCSHYGFTAIDRHGAVKGTALTAWRILRCNPWSLGGVDHVPPRKRPVWHQRLRSRLGGPTVPEPVAQPETQPNAQGA